The proteins below are encoded in one region of Maribacter aestuarii:
- a CDS encoding phospho-sugar mutase, translating into MNNILDTAKSWLTDFFDPAVKKEIQHLIDNDTEELKDRFYKNMEFGTGGMRGVMGAGTNRINKYTLGKSTQGLSNYLNKVYGDEEVKVVIAYDCRHNSDTLARTVAEVFSANGIKVFLFSELRTTPELSFAVRHLNCHAGIVLTASHNPPEYNGYKVYWGDGGQIVPPQDGEIIAEINSLPYESIKFDANESLVEMIDEEVDEAFFEASVTNGNFNADGKDDFKIVFTSLHGTSITAIPEVLKRAGYKNVTVIAEQAKPDGDFPTVKSPNPEEPEALSMAVKKAEEIGADMVVGTDPDSDRLGIAVRNLDGKMEIVNGNQAMVLMTKFLLEQQKKKGFKGNEFIATTIVSTPMMEAMAKAYGVEFKTALTGFKWIGKMIKDFPDSKFIGGGEESFGYMVGDFVRDKDAVTSTLLACEIAAQAKANGSSFYKDLIDCYVDYGFYKEHLVSITKKGISGAEEIKQMLKDFKDNPVKSVAGSKVKWIEDYNTSTAKNVLTGEEKTIDIPKSNVLIYETEDGTRIAARPSGTEPKVKFYISTNTKLDKAENYKAVAASLDAKIQSILSELKLT; encoded by the coding sequence ATGAACAATATTCTTGATACCGCCAAAAGTTGGCTGACGGATTTTTTTGACCCTGCCGTAAAAAAAGAAATTCAACATCTTATAGATAATGATACGGAAGAACTTAAGGACCGTTTCTATAAGAACATGGAATTTGGTACGGGAGGAATGCGGGGGGTTATGGGTGCAGGAACTAACCGAATTAATAAATATACACTAGGAAAAAGTACACAAGGTCTCAGCAATTACCTGAACAAGGTATATGGCGATGAAGAGGTTAAGGTAGTAATCGCCTATGATTGCCGCCATAATAGCGATACGCTTGCACGAACAGTTGCAGAGGTATTCTCTGCCAACGGAATTAAAGTTTTTTTATTCTCGGAATTACGCACTACACCAGAGTTATCTTTTGCCGTTCGCCATTTAAACTGTCATGCAGGAATTGTGCTTACCGCATCGCATAATCCACCGGAATACAACGGTTACAAAGTGTATTGGGGCGATGGAGGACAAATAGTACCCCCTCAGGATGGAGAAATCATAGCGGAGATTAATTCACTTCCCTATGAATCCATTAAGTTCGATGCTAATGAAAGTTTAGTCGAAATGATAGATGAAGAGGTCGATGAGGCCTTTTTTGAAGCTTCTGTAACTAATGGGAATTTTAATGCCGATGGAAAAGATGATTTCAAAATTGTTTTCACCTCTTTGCACGGCACATCAATTACGGCTATTCCAGAAGTTTTGAAGCGGGCCGGTTATAAAAATGTAACGGTTATTGCGGAACAAGCAAAACCGGATGGTGATTTTCCAACGGTAAAATCTCCTAATCCAGAAGAGCCTGAAGCTTTATCAATGGCCGTTAAGAAGGCCGAGGAAATTGGTGCCGACATGGTTGTGGGTACCGATCCAGATAGTGACCGTTTAGGAATTGCCGTGCGAAATTTGGATGGTAAAATGGAAATCGTGAACGGAAACCAGGCCATGGTTCTAATGACAAAATTCCTCCTAGAACAACAAAAGAAGAAAGGTTTTAAGGGAAATGAATTTATAGCCACGACCATAGTTTCTACTCCAATGATGGAAGCAATGGCCAAAGCATATGGTGTGGAATTCAAAACAGCACTGACCGGTTTTAAATGGATCGGGAAAATGATAAAAGACTTCCCCGACTCTAAATTCATCGGTGGTGGTGAGGAAAGTTTTGGTTATATGGTCGGTGACTTTGTACGTGACAAGGATGCGGTCACCTCTACCCTATTGGCATGTGAAATCGCGGCACAGGCAAAAGCAAATGGCAGTTCTTTTTACAAAGATTTAATTGACTGTTATGTAGATTACGGTTTCTATAAAGAGCATCTAGTATCCATTACCAAAAAAGGGATTAGTGGCGCAGAGGAAATCAAACAGATGTTGAAAGATTTCAAGGATAATCCGGTAAAGTCCGTTGCCGGTTCCAAAGTAAAATGGATAGAGGACTACAACACCTCTACTGCAAAAAATGTTCTAACCGGTGAAGAAAAAACTATTGATATTCCCAAATCCAATGTACTCATTTATGAAACCGAGGACGGAACACGTATTGCCGCAAGACCAAGCGGAACTGAGCCTAAGGTAAAGTTTTATATTAGCACGAATACAAAATTGGACAAGGCGGAAAATTATAAAGCGGTCGCCGCTAGCCTAGATGCAAAAATTCAAAGCATTTTAAGCGAGCTTAAATTGACTTAA
- a CDS encoding ABC transporter ATP-binding protein: MDYFKKILRFAKPYSKYGYLNIFFNILYALFSALSFAALIPMLDVLFTPNKKVTEKPVYTEIGHLKDYLQDLINYEVTAYSGNDEMKGLILVIGLVLVLFLLKNFFNYLAMYFITFLRNGVLKDIRNGMYQKITELPISYYSEKRKGDVIARITSDVLEIQHSFLSILELIIREPLTIVFTILIMFGISGKLTLFVFIFIPIAGMIISRIGKSLKKKSDRVQKEQGEFLSIIEETLGGLRVIKAFNAESRFYNTFANSTKRFFDFSNTLLNRQNLASPTGEFLGILVIGVLLWYGGKMVLVDETLDASSFIAYMGLAYNILTPAKAISKASYGVKKGNAAAERVLEILETKNPISEIENAVVKSRFDAEISLQNVSFKYEDEYVLRNFDLSVPKGSTVALVGQSGSGKSTIANLVTRFYDVNEGEITIDGTNIKHLTKKSLRGLMGLVTQDSILFNDTVKNNIGLGKENASDDEIIEAAKIANAHDFIIDLPNGYNTNIGDSGNKLSGGQKQRLSIARAVLKNPPIMILDEATSALDTESERLVQDALEKMMRNRTSIVIAHRLSTIQNADKIVVLQKGKIVEQGSHTELLAKNGTYKKLVEMQSLAP; the protein is encoded by the coding sequence ATGGATTATTTCAAGAAAATTCTTCGCTTTGCGAAACCTTATAGCAAATACGGCTATTTAAATATTTTCTTCAACATACTTTACGCGTTGTTTAGTGCCCTCTCCTTTGCGGCTTTAATCCCCATGTTGGATGTGCTTTTTACCCCTAATAAAAAAGTTACCGAGAAACCGGTCTATACTGAAATAGGTCACCTGAAAGATTATTTACAGGACTTGATCAACTACGAGGTTACCGCATATTCCGGTAACGATGAAATGAAAGGTCTAATTTTAGTAATAGGTCTTGTGCTTGTTCTTTTTCTGTTAAAGAACTTTTTTAACTATCTGGCCATGTATTTCATTACTTTTCTAAGAAACGGGGTTCTGAAGGATATCAGAAATGGTATGTACCAGAAAATTACTGAATTACCCATTTCCTATTATTCAGAGAAGAGAAAAGGAGATGTTATTGCCAGGATTACCTCTGATGTATTAGAAATACAACATTCTTTCTTATCTATTTTGGAATTGATAATCCGAGAACCCCTGACTATCGTTTTTACCATACTGATAATGTTCGGTATAAGTGGGAAATTGACGCTCTTTGTATTCATTTTTATACCTATTGCAGGCATGATTATATCTCGAATAGGGAAATCACTAAAAAAGAAATCGGATAGGGTTCAAAAGGAGCAAGGAGAATTCTTATCCATTATTGAGGAAACTCTGGGAGGTCTTCGCGTAATTAAAGCTTTTAATGCTGAATCACGGTTTTATAACACTTTCGCTAATTCTACCAAGCGCTTTTTCGACTTTAGCAATACTTTGTTGAACCGACAAAATTTAGCTTCACCTACCGGTGAATTTCTTGGTATTCTAGTAATTGGGGTGCTACTTTGGTATGGAGGAAAAATGGTATTGGTCGACGAAACGTTGGACGCATCCTCGTTTATAGCTTATATGGGGCTCGCTTACAACATTCTTACACCGGCAAAGGCTATCAGCAAAGCCTCCTATGGCGTAAAAAAAGGAAATGCAGCGGCAGAAAGGGTATTGGAAATATTAGAAACTAAAAATCCAATTTCAGAAATTGAAAATGCGGTCGTTAAGTCTAGATTTGATGCTGAAATCTCGTTGCAAAACGTTTCTTTCAAATATGAGGACGAGTATGTATTGCGGAACTTTGACCTTTCCGTACCAAAAGGTAGTACCGTCGCCTTAGTAGGTCAGTCGGGAAGTGGTAAAAGTACCATCGCCAATTTAGTAACGCGCTTTTACGATGTAAACGAGGGAGAAATTACCATAGACGGCACCAACATCAAACACCTGACCAAAAAATCCTTGCGAGGATTAATGGGGCTTGTGACACAGGATTCCATTCTATTCAATGATACGGTCAAAAATAATATTGGTCTTGGTAAGGAAAACGCATCAGATGATGAAATTATCGAGGCTGCCAAAATTGCCAATGCCCATGATTTTATAATTGATTTACCTAATGGGTACAATACAAACATTGGTGACAGTGGGAATAAGTTAAGTGGTGGTCAAAAACAACGACTATCCATAGCAAGAGCCGTTCTGAAAAACCCACCTATCATGATTTTGGACGAAGCTACTTCTGCTTTGGACACGGAAAGTGAACGATTGGTACAAGACGCTTTGGAAAAAATGATGAGGAACAGAACCTCTATTGTCATCGCCCATCGTCTGTCTACCATTCAGAATGCCGATAAAATCGTAGTTTTGCAAAAGGGTAAAATTGTGGAACAAGGTTCTCATACGGAGTTACTTGCGAAAAATGGCACGTATAAAAAATTAGTGGAGATGCAATCCTTGGCTCCCTAG
- a CDS encoding RNA polymerase sigma factor: MIAEESLIQELKAKETQSHAFEVLVSTYKERLYWHIRRIVLNHYDADDVLQNTFIKVYRNIDGFKGDSKLFSWMYRIATNESLSFLKLKSKKLGLGDAEYQERALQNLEADVYFEGDEIQLKLQKAIATLPEKQKLVFNMRYFEELKYEEISTILDTSVGGLKASYHLAAKKVEEHLKAD; this comes from the coding sequence TTGATTGCGGAAGAATCACTAATTCAAGAATTAAAAGCTAAGGAAACTCAATCCCATGCTTTTGAAGTGCTGGTAAGCACTTATAAAGAGCGACTCTATTGGCATATCCGCAGGATTGTGTTGAACCATTATGATGCTGACGATGTCCTACAAAACACGTTTATTAAAGTGTATCGCAATATTGACGGTTTTAAAGGAGATAGCAAACTCTTTTCCTGGATGTACCGTATCGCTACCAACGAATCCCTGAGTTTTTTGAAACTAAAATCAAAAAAATTAGGCTTGGGTGATGCAGAATATCAGGAACGGGCACTTCAGAATTTGGAGGCAGATGTTTACTTTGAAGGGGATGAAATTCAATTGAAACTCCAAAAAGCCATAGCCACACTACCCGAGAAACAAAAATTGGTGTTCAATATGAGGTACTTTGAAGAATTGAAATATGAGGAAATCTCAACTATTCTAGATACTTCAGTAGGTGGTTTGAAAGCATCGTATCACTTAGCGGCGAAGAAAGTAGAGGAACATTTAAAAGCCGATTAA
- a CDS encoding WD40/YVTN/BNR-like repeat-containing protein, whose translation MRYITIVLIFSGLVSCSDTERKKLFTSVSIENLYQDSLSIRAIEVMGNSLAFAGSNGAFGTVDLSNGKVRANVEKYHTTIPEFRAVAHTSIDFFMLSVANPALLYKTGDNGRMELVYMEEDENVFYDAMIFWNDKEGIAVGDTMNGCLSIIITRDGGNNWEKLSCSDLPEGIEGEGAFAASNTNIEVFGEATWIATTKRVLYSSDKGRSWESYQTPIKTTEPTTGIYSIDFYDQNLGVAIGGDYTNPENNIGNKAITEDGGKTWSLIAEGKDPGYKSCVQFVPNSDGKEIVAIGFRGISYSSDRGNSWIKLSDEPFYTLRFKNDSVAYAAGKNRISKLTFR comes from the coding sequence ATGCGATATATAACGATTGTATTGATTTTCAGCGGTCTCGTTTCCTGTTCAGATACTGAAAGGAAGAAGCTTTTTACATCCGTTTCAATTGAAAATTTATATCAAGACTCGTTAAGTATCCGTGCTATTGAAGTCATGGGAAATAGTCTGGCTTTCGCTGGAAGTAACGGTGCATTTGGAACAGTGGATTTATCCAATGGTAAAGTAAGGGCGAACGTTGAAAAGTACCATACGACTATTCCAGAATTCCGAGCGGTGGCGCATACATCGATTGACTTTTTTATGCTTTCGGTCGCAAATCCTGCGTTACTATATAAAACCGGGGATAATGGACGTATGGAACTCGTATATATGGAAGAAGATGAAAATGTATTTTATGATGCTATGATCTTTTGGAACGATAAAGAAGGTATAGCCGTTGGAGATACGATGAACGGTTGCCTAAGTATCATCATTACTAGAGATGGAGGAAACAATTGGGAAAAGCTATCCTGTTCTGACCTGCCGGAAGGTATTGAGGGCGAAGGTGCCTTTGCGGCCAGTAATACCAATATCGAAGTCTTTGGTGAAGCCACTTGGATAGCTACCACAAAGCGAGTTTTATATTCTAGTGACAAAGGACGAAGCTGGGAAAGTTACCAAACACCTATTAAAACGACTGAGCCCACCACGGGAATCTATTCGATTGATTTTTATGACCAAAATCTTGGGGTGGCCATAGGAGGGGATTATACAAACCCCGAAAATAACATTGGAAATAAGGCTATTACCGAAGACGGAGGTAAAACATGGAGTTTGATTGCCGAAGGAAAAGATCCAGGATACAAAAGCTGTGTTCAATTTGTCCCCAATTCTGATGGGAAGGAAATAGTGGCTATAGGGTTTAGGGGAATTTCATATTCAAGCGATAGGGGTAACTCTTGGATAAAACTTTCGGATGAGCCTTTTTACACGCTTCGCTTTAAAAATGATTCCGTTGCCTACGCTGCGGGTAAAAATCGCATTTCCAAGCTGACATTTAGATAA
- a CDS encoding RsmB/NOP family class I SAM-dependent RNA methyltransferase, translating into MKLHRNLVFAVIDALNLIFNEGEYADKVVQKVLKFDKRWGARDRGFIAETTYEMVRYKRLYAEIAEVKAPFSRPDLFRMWAVWAVLKGISLPDWKQLEPTPERRIKGKFDELSKIRKYREAVPNWIDELCEKSLGEKLWTKEIAKLNEPAEVILRTNTLKITKEELRKALLDEGIVTNPIKGYPLALRLPERANVFVTQSFKNGFFEVQDASSQLVAEMLDVKPGQRVVDTCAGAGGKSLHLAALMENKGQLIAMDIYSSKLKELKRRARRNGAHNIEPREIESTKVIKKLYGSADRVLIDAPCTGLGVIRRNPDTKWKLQPDFLERITKTQQEILRSYSKILKPGGKMVYATCSILPQENLDQVKSFLSSDEGSDFSIISDKKIYASKSGFDGFYMALLEKK; encoded by the coding sequence ATGAAACTACACCGGAACTTAGTATTTGCCGTAATCGATGCCTTGAACTTAATTTTCAATGAGGGAGAATATGCGGATAAGGTGGTCCAAAAAGTACTGAAGTTCGATAAAAGATGGGGAGCCCGCGACCGTGGATTCATTGCGGAGACCACCTACGAAATGGTGCGTTACAAAAGACTGTATGCTGAAATTGCTGAAGTAAAGGCACCGTTTAGCAGGCCCGACCTGTTTCGTATGTGGGCGGTATGGGCGGTTTTAAAGGGAATATCATTACCGGACTGGAAACAGCTAGAACCTACACCAGAACGTCGTATAAAAGGAAAGTTTGACGAACTCTCTAAAATCAGGAAGTACCGTGAAGCGGTTCCCAACTGGATAGACGAACTATGTGAAAAATCTTTAGGCGAAAAATTATGGACCAAGGAAATTGCCAAACTCAATGAACCTGCAGAGGTTATTCTGAGGACCAATACGCTAAAAATCACTAAAGAGGAGTTGCGAAAAGCTTTATTGGACGAAGGTATTGTTACGAACCCTATTAAAGGATATCCCCTGGCGTTGCGATTGCCTGAGCGTGCCAATGTTTTTGTTACCCAAAGCTTTAAAAATGGATTTTTTGAAGTGCAGGACGCATCCTCCCAACTCGTTGCGGAAATGCTGGATGTAAAACCTGGTCAACGCGTGGTGGATACCTGTGCGGGCGCGGGAGGAAAGTCACTTCACCTAGCTGCATTAATGGAAAACAAGGGTCAGTTGATTGCCATGGACATTTATTCTAGCAAACTCAAAGAGCTGAAACGGCGCGCGAGAAGAAACGGTGCGCATAACATTGAACCTCGGGAAATAGAATCCACTAAAGTGATTAAGAAACTGTATGGCAGCGCGGACAGGGTATTGATAGATGCGCCATGCACTGGACTAGGCGTAATTAGAAGAAACCCGGATACCAAATGGAAGTTGCAACCCGATTTTCTTGAAAGGATTACAAAAACACAACAAGAAATCCTCCGCAGCTACAGTAAAATACTGAAACCGGGCGGTAAAATGGTTTACGCTACCTGTTCCATACTTCCTCAAGAGAATCTAGACCAGGTCAAATCTTTTTTATCAAGTGATGAGGGTTCCGATTTCTCAATAATCAGCGATAAAAAAATCTATGCCTCCAAAAGTGGTTTTGACGGATTTTACATGGCACTACTAGAAAAGAAATAG
- a CDS encoding amidohydrolase — protein MRQRTILLAAAFLLSCANSFSQKKLSNKKIEKLKSEAASIVESNKKQSQVMVDKIFSFAELGFQETESSEYLTGILKENGFEIENSISGIPTAWFATWSNGKGPTIALGSDVDCIPKASQYPGVAYHKPIVEGAPGHGEGHNAGIPLNISAALAVKQLMERENIGGTLLLWPGIAEELVAAKAWYVRDGLFDDIDMCIFTHVSNNLTVSYGPTRGTGLISVEYSFDGESAHSAGAPWRGKSALDAAELMNIAWNYKREHLHPLRRSHSIFTDAGDQPNVVPSKAAIWFYFRDIKYDGIMEMYHEANDIAKGAAMMTGTTVTSKILGAAWPRHYNKVIAETMYKNIKQVGLPDWSEADQKLAKAVQTEVNSEKIEGLATKLDTIGLPVIEPISGGSDDIGDISWKIPTVTMRFPSNIPGLQGHHWSNAISMATPIAHKGVVAGAKAEAMTILDFLLKPELLEGAWDYFNNEQTKETKFIPMISEDDMPPIYLNADKQGQFRSELEKFYYDETKYDTYLEQLGVEYPTLKE, from the coding sequence ATGAGACAAAGAACTATACTCCTTGCAGCCGCATTTTTGTTGTCCTGTGCAAACTCCTTTTCCCAAAAGAAACTATCCAATAAAAAAATAGAAAAATTGAAGTCGGAAGCTGCTTCGATTGTGGAATCGAACAAGAAGCAATCCCAGGTTATGGTGGATAAGATTTTCAGTTTCGCGGAGCTTGGATTTCAGGAAACGGAATCCTCTGAATACCTTACGGGGATATTGAAAGAAAATGGTTTTGAGATAGAAAACTCCATTTCCGGTATTCCTACTGCCTGGTTTGCGACCTGGAGTAACGGTAAAGGACCTACCATAGCTTTAGGGAGTGATGTGGATTGTATTCCAAAAGCTTCACAATATCCTGGGGTAGCCTACCACAAACCTATCGTTGAGGGGGCGCCTGGACATGGTGAGGGTCATAATGCGGGTATTCCCTTGAATATTTCTGCCGCATTGGCCGTAAAACAGCTAATGGAACGTGAAAATATAGGTGGAACATTACTTCTTTGGCCCGGTATTGCAGAGGAGCTTGTGGCGGCCAAAGCCTGGTACGTTCGGGACGGGCTTTTTGATGATATAGACATGTGCATATTTACCCATGTAAGCAATAATCTAACTGTATCCTATGGACCAACTCGCGGCACTGGTCTCATTTCAGTGGAGTATTCGTTTGATGGGGAATCCGCACATTCTGCAGGAGCTCCGTGGCGCGGCAAAAGTGCATTGGACGCAGCGGAACTGATGAATATTGCATGGAACTACAAGCGCGAACATCTACATCCCTTGCGTCGTTCGCACTCTATCTTCACCGATGCTGGGGACCAGCCTAACGTGGTACCTTCCAAGGCTGCTATCTGGTTCTATTTTAGGGATATCAAGTATGATGGCATTATGGAAATGTACCATGAAGCTAATGATATTGCCAAGGGTGCGGCCATGATGACCGGGACTACGGTAACCTCAAAAATATTGGGAGCCGCTTGGCCGAGACATTACAATAAGGTGATTGCAGAAACCATGTATAAAAATATAAAGCAGGTAGGATTACCCGATTGGTCGGAGGCAGACCAGAAGTTAGCGAAGGCGGTTCAAACAGAGGTGAATTCCGAAAAGATTGAAGGGCTGGCCACCAAACTTGATACTATAGGTCTACCTGTAATCGAACCTATAAGTGGTGGCTCGGATGATATAGGCGACATCTCCTGGAAAATACCTACGGTGACCATGCGTTTTCCGTCTAACATTCCAGGTCTACAAGGACATCATTGGAGCAATGCTATTTCCATGGCTACGCCAATTGCCCACAAAGGAGTTGTTGCAGGTGCCAAAGCCGAAGCTATGACCATTTTGGATTTTCTTTTGAAACCAGAACTGCTTGAAGGGGCATGGGATTATTTTAATAACGAACAGACCAAGGAAACCAAATTCATACCCATGATTTCAGAAGATGATATGCCACCCATATACTTGAACGCTGATAAACAGGGACAATTTAGGTCCGAATTGGAGAAATTTTATTACGATGAGACCAAATACGACACCTATTTGGAACAATTGGGTGTGGAGTATCCTACTTTAAAGGAGTAG